From a region of the Cucumis sativus cultivar 9930 chromosome 6, Cucumber_9930_V3, whole genome shotgun sequence genome:
- the LOC101212704 gene encoding probable acyl-activating enzyme 16, chloroplastic has product MMAMALPFTPTQLSLASYDCTRPLHFLFSHNGSHLLQNCVESGARRSAIRDCRVFCQSETETLQLRRYSPLLESSFVPGISATVSDEWQAVPDIWRSSAERYGDRIALVDPYHNPASKMTYKELEQSILNFSEGLRVIGIKPDEKIALFADNSCRWLVADQGIMTMGAINVVRGSRSSSEELLQIYNHSESVALVVDNPELFNRIVETFHLKTSMRCVILLWGEKSSLANEGVDGITVFDYNDIMDMGRESRKVMLGSHDAKQCYTYEPINSDDIATLVYTSGTTGNPKGVMLTHRNLLHQIKNLWDIVPAKVGDKFLSMLPPWHAYERACEYFIFTFGVEQAYTTIRNLKDDLRHYQPDYLISVPLVYETLYSGIQKQILASSNLRKLIVLAFINVSLAYMELKRIYEGTYLTRSNVQPTHLVSALDWLFARMTASILWPIHMLAKIIVYSKVQSAIGIWKAGISGGGSLPSHVDLFFEAIGITVQNGYGLTECSPVVAARRPTCNVLGSVGHPIRHTEFRIVDMETGDALPPGSRGIVEVRGPQVMKGYYKNSSATQQVLDKEGWFSSGDIGWIAPHHSRGRSRRCGGVIVLDGRAKDTIVLLTGENVEPTVIEEAAMRSTLIQQIVVIGQDQRRLGAIVFPNKEEVLSAAKKLSAEDSSTSDVSNETLTNLIYSEVRKWTSECPFQIGPILIVNEPFTIDNGLMTPTMKVRRDKVSAYYKKEIENLFK; this is encoded by the exons ATGATGGCTATGGCGCTTCCTTTTACCCCCACTCAACTCTCGTTGGCCTCTTACGATTGTACCCGACCCCTCCATTTCCTCTTCTCTCATAATGGCTCACACTTGCTTCAAAATTGCGTTGAAAGTGGCGCTCGGCGTTCAGCAATTCGTGATTGTCGAGTTTTTTGCCAATCTGAg ACGGAGACATTGCAGTTAAGGAGGTATTCTCCACTCCTAGAAAGTTCTTTCGTGCCAGGTATTAGTGCAACAGTATCCGATGAGTGGCAGGCTGTTCCTGATATTTGGAGGTCTTCAGCAGAGAGGTACGGTGATCGGATAGCATTAGTGGATCCATACCATAATCCTGCTTCAAAAATGACTTACAAAGAG CTTGAGCAAAGTATCTTGAACTTTTCTGAAGGCCTTAGAGTCATTGGAATAAAGCCAGATGAAAAAATTGCACTTTTTGCTGATAATTCATGTCGCTGGCTTGTTGCCGATCAAG GTATTATGACTATGGGCGCAATTAATGTTGTTAGAGGTTCAAGGTCATCTAGTGAGGAGCTGTTACAAATATACAATCACTCTGAAAG TGTTGCATTAGTTGTGGACAACCCTGAATTGTTCAATCGAATTGTAGAAACATTCCATTTGAAGACATCCATGAGATGTGTCATTCTTCTATGGGGAGAAAAATCAAGCTTGGCTAATGAGGGAGTGGATGGCATTACTGTTTTTGATTACAATGACATCATGGATATGGGACGAGAGAGTCGTAAAGTTATGCTTGGTTCTCATGATGCTA AGCAGTGTTATACATATGAACCTATCAACTCGGATGATATTGCTACACTTGTTTATACAAGTGGCACAACTGGGAACCCGAAAGGTGTCATGCTTACCCACCGAAATTTACTGCACCAG ATAAAGAATTTGTGGGATATTGTGCCAGCTAAAGTTGGGGATAAATTTCTAAGTATGCTTCCACCTTGGCATGCGTATGAACGGGCTTGtgaatatttcatatttacaTTTGGAGTGGAGCAAGCTTACACAACAATAAGAAACTTAAAG GATGATCTTCGTCATTATCAACCCGACTACTTGATTTCTGTTCCATTGGTGTATGAAACACTATACAG tGGAATTCAGAAGCAAATATTAGCAAGCTCAAATTTACGTAAGCTTATTGTGCTTGCATTCATTAACGTAAGCTTAGCTTATATGGAGCTGAAGAGAATTTACGAG GGAACCTATCTAACAAGAAGCAACGTTCAACCAACACACCTTGTATCTGCATTGGACTGGTTATTTGCAAGAATGACTGCTTCAATACTTTGGCCAATTCATATGTTGGCAAAGATAATCGTCTATAGTAAAGTTCAATCTGCAATTGGAATATGGAAG GCGGGCATAAGTGGAGGGGGCAGTTTGCCTTCACACGTTGATCTCTTTTTTGAG GCGATTGGCATTACAGTGCAGAATGGTTATGGTTTAACAGAATGCTCTCCTGTAGTTGCTGCTCGACGGCCTACCTGCAAT GTTCTTGGTTCGGTTGGACATCCAATTCGGCATACAGAGTTTAGGATTGTAGACATGGAAACAGGAGATGCCCTTCCACCTGGATCAAGAGGCATTGTTGAAGTTAGGGGACCTCAAGTGATGAAAGGTTACTACAAG AATTCATCTGCCACACAACAAGTCTTGGACAAAGAGGGTTGGTTTAGCTCTGGGGATATTGGATGGATTGCTCCTCACCATTCAAGAGGTCGCAGTCGTCGTTGTGGAGGTGTAATTGTTCTTGATGGGCGGGCTAAAGACACTATAGTTCTCTTAACAG GTGAAAATGTCGAACCAACGGTGATTGAAGAAGCTGCCATGAGAAGTACTCTCATACAACAGATTGTGGTTATAGGCCAG GATCAACGACGACTAGGAGCAATTGTATTTCCGAACAAGGAAGAAGTATTGTCTGCAGCAAAAAAGTTGTCTGCTGAAGATTCAAGTACATCTGATGTTAGCAATGAAACATTGACAAATCTGATTTATAGTGAAGTGAGAAAATG GACTTCAGAATGTCCATTTCAAATTGGACCAATCCTCATTGTCAATGAACCATTCACA ATCGACAACGGCTTAATGACACCTACGATGAAGGTTCGACGAGACAAAGTTTCTGCTTATtacaaaaaggaaatagaGAACCTATTCAAGTAA